The window TCTTGGGAAAAGCATAAAACGCGCCACGCGGCATTACGCACGAGATGCCTTCAATTTGGTTGAGTTTTTCGATGCAAAGGTCGCGCTGCTGACGTAGCCGTCCCTGCGGAAGGGTCATCTGCCGAATGCTCGACGGGCTGTCCAGCGCAACCGTAATGGCGAACTGCGTGGGCACATTGCTGCACAAACGCATGCTGGCCAACGTCGTCAGACCTTCCAGGTACGATTTGGCCTCGGCGCGGCGCCCGCTCACCACGGCCCAGCCCGCCCGGAACCCCGCCGCGCGCGAGTTCTTCGACAAACCGTTCATGGTAACGCAAAGCGTTTCTTTTACGTACGAGGCGATCGAATGGTGCACCGTATCGTCGTAGAGAATCTGGTCGTAGATTTCGTCCGAGTAGAGCACCAGCCGGTGGCGCTCGGCGATCTTGGCCATTTTTTGCAATAGCTCTTCCGAATACACCGCGCCGGTCGGGTTGTTGGGGTTGATCACCACCAACGCTTTGGTGCGGTGCGAAATTTTGGATTCGAGGTCGGCCAGGTCGGGCATCCAGTCCGACGCCTCGTCGCAACGGTAATGCACCGCCCGTCCACCGGCCAGATTTACCGCCGAGGTCCACAGCGGATAGTCCGGCGAAGGAATCAGCACTTCGTCGCCATCGTTCAACAGGGCCTGCAT is drawn from Catalinimonas alkaloidigena and contains these coding sequences:
- a CDS encoding pyridoxal phosphate-dependent aminotransferase, which codes for MIRKSSKLNQVNYEIRGPIFEKARELEEAGHNITRLNIGNPAPFGFTTPTELVNEIVQNLVHAQGYIDTRGLPAAREAIRRYSAMKGITDVRMEDIYVGNGVSELIMFTMQALLNDGDEVLIPSPDYPLWTSAVNLAGGRAVHYRCDEASDWMPDLADLESKISHRTKALVVINPNNPTGAVYSEELLQKMAKIAERHRLVLYSDEIYDQILYDDTVHHSIASYVKETLCVTMNGLSKNSRAAGFRAGWAVVSGRRAEAKSYLEGLTTLASMRLCSNVPTQFAITVALDSPSSIRQMTLPQGRLRQQRDLCIEKLNQIEGISCVMPRGAFYAFPKIDLKRFRVENDQQFILDILQETRILLVQGTGFNWPEPDHFRVVFLPPVETLGPALDRLGSFLASYRGTQITELQRA